The genomic region AAAAGCGGCGACTTCCAGGGGCAAGACAAGTAATGCGCTTTGCCATCATGGTTACCGGTCCGGCATACGGTACCCAGCAGGCGAGCAGCGCATTGCAGTTTGCGCAGGCGCTGATTGAAGAAGGCCATACGTTAAGCAGCGTCTTTTTCTATCGGGAAGGGGTCTATAACGCCAACCAACTGACCTCGCCCGCCAGTGATGAGTTCGATCTTGTCCGTGCCTGGCAACAATTGAATATCCGGCATAACGTTGCGCTGAATATCTGTGTGGCTGCGGCGCTGCGTCGCGGTGTTGTTGATGACGCTGAAGCAGCACGATTAGGGCTGGCATCTGCTAATCTTCAGCCAGGATTTACCCTGAGCGGACTCGGCGCACTGGCAGAGGCTTCACTCACCTGCGATCGCCTGGTGCAATTCTGATGAAACGCATTGCCTTTGTTTTTTCCTCCGCGCCGCATGGCAACGCATCAGGCCGTGAAGGACTGGATGCTCTGCTGGCGACATCGGCATTAACCGAAGATCTCGGGGTCTTTTTTGTCGGTGATGGCGTTTTTCAGATCCTGCAGGGACAGAAACCGGACGCCATCCTGATGCGTGACTACATCTCCACCTTCAAGCTGCTGGGACTGTATGACATTGAACAGTGCTGGCTTTGCGCGGCCTCGCTGCGGGAACGCGGGCTCAATAACGACACATCTTTTGTTGTTGAGGCAGTACCGCTTGAGCCGGAAGAATTGCGCCGTGAGCTTGGCAAATTTGATGTCGTGCTGAGATTCTGAGGATCGCATGCTGCATACATTACACTGCTCCGCGTGGAAGACCGATATCTCCACATT from Citrobacter sp. RHB25-C09 harbors:
- the tusD gene encoding sulfurtransferase complex subunit TusD; the encoded protein is MRFAIMVTGPAYGTQQASSALQFAQALIEEGHTLSSVFFYREGVYNANQLTSPASDEFDLVRAWQQLNIRHNVALNICVAAALRRGVVDDAEAARLGLASANLQPGFTLSGLGALAEASLTCDRLVQF
- the tusC gene encoding sulfurtransferase complex subunit TusC, which produces MKRIAFVFSSAPHGNASGREGLDALLATSALTEDLGVFFVGDGVFQILQGQKPDAILMRDYISTFKLLGLYDIEQCWLCAASLRERGLNNDTSFVVEAVPLEPEELRRELGKFDVVLRF